A single genomic interval of Flammeovirga agarivorans harbors:
- a CDS encoding family 16 glycosylhydrolase, producing the protein MKTYILQFVILLNLTYAVSAQNLTIPPKNYVDTVDIAMSVNRSSDKLPLSDQGNSGEWKLLKKFSDEFDKDKINEKRWYPNNPKWKGRQPTYFHGSNVSIENGEAVFRVNKHGNEKLPEGYTHTSGFIKSKNKFLYGYFEAEMKLMNAPWVSGFWMTNVSKDWWTEIDICENAPGLSYNRNDLNSNIHVFRAPEDQGNVKEHFSRTKKFYIPLELQDDYHVWGLEWTEEYIRFYIDGVLFREAKNTHWHQPLEVNFNNESNKWFGAIPDDNRLDGEFHVKYFRVWESKSTSKAK; encoded by the coding sequence ATGAAAACATACATTCTTCAATTCGTTATTTTATTAAATCTGACTTATGCTGTTTCAGCACAAAACCTAACGATTCCTCCCAAAAATTATGTGGATACAGTAGACATCGCAATGTCTGTAAATAGAAGTTCTGATAAACTTCCATTGTCTGACCAAGGCAACTCGGGGGAGTGGAAGTTACTAAAGAAGTTTTCTGACGAGTTTGATAAAGATAAGATCAACGAAAAAAGATGGTATCCCAATAATCCAAAATGGAAAGGAAGACAGCCTACTTATTTTCATGGGTCAAACGTTTCTATCGAAAATGGTGAGGCAGTGTTTAGAGTCAATAAACATGGCAATGAAAAATTACCGGAAGGATACACTCATACTTCAGGTTTTATCAAAAGTAAAAATAAGTTCTTATACGGCTATTTTGAAGCTGAAATGAAATTGATGAATGCCCCTTGGGTGTCAGGTTTTTGGATGACTAATGTAAGCAAAGATTGGTGGACAGAAATTGATATATGCGAGAATGCACCTGGATTATCATACAATAGAAATGATCTGAATTCTAACATACATGTATTTAGGGCACCGGAAGATCAAGGCAATGTGAAAGAGCATTTTTCGAGAACAAAGAAATTTTACATTCCATTAGAGCTTCAAGACGACTATCATGTTTGGGGTTTAGAATGGACAGAAGAATACATCCGATTCTATATTGATGGAGTATTATTTAGAGAAGCAAAAAACACTCATTGGCATCAACCTTTAGAAGTAAACTTCAATAATGAATCGAACAAATGGTTTGGGGCTATTCCTGACGATAATCGACTTGATGGTGAATTTCATGTAAAGTATTTCAGAGTTTGGGAAAGTAAGTCCACTTCTAAAGCTAAGTAA
- a CDS encoding glycoside hydrolase family 3 N-terminal domain-containing protein, protein MQFKKLFLLLVLCQLLSCSNKSDLTKKSTLNQKSTLGLTSEREHEIREKVEDMLDTMSLSTKVKTLVGESSTPLLKHGEAISGYNIKGATTLPQQIGISCSWNPELLKTNTGYTSRMMRSLGTTLALSPMLDVSRNAKWGRMEESFGESEYLTARMGLAFINGMQTDDLSKGVATTTKHFAGYGGKNQNDYEFLEEILMPHEVAVRLGNTQSLMPGYHAYKNIPAHASSFLLKDILREKWEYDGIVVSDYFAVKQIFTSYNYAKNKLDALVIALKNGVDLEIPFGDCYQLIPEALEKNLITMEEVNTSVRRILTLKCRLGLLDEPLIINDTIALDSKSFRNRAYISATQSIVLLKNNGILPLKKDLEKVALVGPNAASVESLLGDYTYQSLKLYWDKQPIDRHNPELITLYDGLQNAIGQEVEILYERGCDWMVERKDPSKTAKSMIGDEREKNVVELHQDHVTDYKKAIRYAEESDIIIAAMGENRYLCGESRSRNDIRLAGEQEQFVKDLIKTGKPVVLIIFGGRPHVLTAVEKGCSAIIQAWYPGEEGGNAVADILTGKVNPSAKMTVTVPRTNEQCPIWYGKRYKNKKPLYPFGHGLSYTTFSYDEFEISDQNKTSSKWITVSCNITNTGQRDGVEIPQLYISPKGLSMPRPALSLQGFTRVALKKGESKRVTFQVSPEQLAFYNQEMSQVIEPGTYEFLIGASSTDIKFSSLIELKGEEIKLPLKNIFFSETLIN, encoded by the coding sequence ATGCAATTTAAAAAACTATTCCTTCTTCTTGTCTTGTGTCAATTATTGAGTTGTAGCAATAAGTCGGACCTTACCAAAAAGAGTACACTCAATCAGAAATCGACATTAGGGTTAACTTCTGAGCGAGAACATGAAATAAGAGAAAAAGTAGAAGACATGTTAGATACGATGTCTTTGTCTACTAAAGTAAAAACTTTGGTTGGAGAGTCATCAACACCTTTATTAAAACACGGAGAAGCTATTTCTGGCTATAATATAAAAGGAGCAACCACCTTACCACAACAAATAGGAATCTCTTGTTCTTGGAACCCTGAGTTATTGAAAACGAATACAGGATATACCTCAAGAATGATGAGATCTTTAGGAACAACTTTGGCACTTTCTCCAATGTTGGATGTAAGTAGAAATGCCAAATGGGGTAGAATGGAAGAAAGCTTTGGAGAATCAGAGTATCTTACAGCTAGAATGGGTTTGGCTTTTATAAATGGAATGCAAACGGATGATCTAAGCAAAGGCGTAGCGACAACTACTAAACATTTTGCGGGTTATGGTGGAAAGAACCAAAACGATTACGAATTTTTAGAAGAAATATTAATGCCACATGAAGTGGCAGTACGTTTAGGTAATACGCAATCACTAATGCCTGGCTATCATGCCTATAAAAATATTCCTGCTCACGCTTCTTCTTTCCTTCTAAAGGATATTTTGAGAGAAAAGTGGGAGTATGACGGTATTGTAGTATCAGATTATTTTGCGGTAAAACAGATCTTTACTTCTTACAATTATGCAAAAAATAAACTAGATGCATTGGTTATTGCTTTAAAGAACGGGGTTGATTTAGAAATACCTTTTGGAGATTGTTACCAGCTTATACCGGAAGCTTTAGAAAAGAACTTGATTACGATGGAGGAGGTCAATACTTCTGTACGCCGTATTCTAACATTGAAATGTCGTTTAGGTTTATTGGATGAACCTTTGATAATCAACGATACAATAGCTTTGGATAGTAAGTCCTTTAGAAATAGAGCTTATATCTCGGCAACTCAGTCGATCGTATTGCTAAAAAACAACGGAATTTTGCCTTTAAAAAAAGACCTTGAAAAGGTGGCATTAGTTGGTCCAAATGCGGCTTCTGTAGAATCTTTATTGGGTGATTATACTTATCAATCACTAAAACTATATTGGGATAAACAGCCGATTGACCGACATAATCCTGAGTTGATCACATTATACGATGGATTGCAAAATGCGATAGGACAAGAAGTAGAAATTCTATATGAAAGAGGTTGCGATTGGATGGTAGAGCGTAAAGACCCATCAAAAACAGCAAAAAGTATGATTGGTGACGAGAGAGAAAAAAATGTAGTAGAGTTGCACCAAGATCATGTGACAGATTATAAAAAAGCGATCCGTTATGCTGAAGAGAGTGATATCATTATTGCTGCGATGGGAGAGAACAGGTACTTATGTGGTGAAAGTAGAAGTAGAAATGATATTCGATTGGCAGGGGAGCAGGAGCAATTTGTCAAAGACTTGATTAAAACAGGAAAACCTGTTGTGTTAATCATTTTTGGAGGAAGGCCTCATGTTCTTACTGCAGTGGAAAAAGGTTGTTCAGCGATCATTCAAGCTTGGTATCCAGGAGAAGAAGGTGGAAATGCCGTTGCTGATATACTAACAGGTAAAGTAAATCCTTCAGCTAAAATGACGGTTACGGTGCCTAGAACAAACGAACAATGTCCAATTTGGTATGGTAAGAGGTATAAAAACAAAAAGCCATTGTATCCATTTGGTCATGGGTTATCATATACTACTTTTTCTTATGATGAGTTTGAAATTTCAGATCAGAATAAGACATCGTCTAAATGGATCACTGTAAGTTGTAACATCACAAATACAGGCCAGAGAGATGGGGTAGAGATTCCGCAATTATACATTTCTCCTAAAGGTTTATCTATGCCAAGGCCTGCATTATCATTGCAAGGATTTACAAGAGTGGCCTTAAAAAAGGGAGAATCTAAAAGAGTTACTTTCCAAGTATCACCCGAACAATTGGCTTTTTATAATCAAGAGAT